The Spinacia oleracea cultivar Varoflay chromosome 2, BTI_SOV_V1, whole genome shotgun sequence DNA segment GACTCCAATTCTAATGCAAATTTGGGATTCATCAATCTTCATAGTGAGTTCTTAAACCACTTTTGGAATTAAATGTGCCTGAATCATTGTGACTATAAGCTAATGACCTCAATACATAACTATATCAGCATCATGACAACTAATTTCAGACAAACCCAAATACTTTATGAGATATCAACTCATATGACAATCTCCATGGCCATGGGTCATCCAGAACTTGTTAACATATGTTCATCTATGGATAATCAGGTGGGGTGACATCCATGGATGGTTTTCTACACCATTTCTTCCGTAGGGTGTACGACAAGAAGAAGCTTGCCCATGAAAATAACTACTGCAAATTCGATGATCAGGGCCTTGCTGCTTTCACTTCTTCTCTCTACCTTGCTGGTTTGGTCGCCTCTCTGGTTGCCTCTCCAATAACACGCAACTATGGCCGCCGCATTACCATTATCTGTGGTGGCATTTCCTTCCTTATTGGGGCTGCTCTTAATGCTTCTGCACTCAACCTTGCCATGCTTCTCTTGGGTCGAATCATGCTCGGTTTTGGCATTGGATTTGGAAATCAGGCAGTTCCTCTATATTTGTCTGAAATGGCACCAACACATATACGAGGGGGTGTGAACATGATGTTCCAATTAGCAACCACCCTTGGGATTTTTACAGCAAACATGATTAACTTTGGAACATCAAAACTAGAACCATGGGGATGGAGGCTCTCACTTGGCCTAGCGGCACTTCCAGCAACCTTAATGACTATTGGAGGATTACTCGTTCCCGAGACACCCAACAGCTTGATCGAACGAGGATTGACTGAGAGAGGGCGTAAGGTCCTTGAAAGGATCAGAGGGACAGAGAATGTTTCAGCAGAGTTCCAGGATATGGTTGATGCAAGTGAGTTTGCTAAATCAATCAAGAACCCCTTCAGAAACATCTTAGAGCGCAGGAACAGGCCGCAACTGATAATGGCCATTTTCATGCCTACATTTCAGATCCTTACAGGAATAAATTCCATTCTGTTTTATGCTCCTGTAC contains these protein-coding regions:
- the LOC110790116 gene encoding sugar transport protein 7 is translated as MAGGGGGGGSMGVSKERAKEYQGKVTSYVIIACIVAATGGSLFGYDIGISGGVTSMDGFLHHFFRRVYDKKKLAHENNYCKFDDQGLAAFTSSLYLAGLVASLVASPITRNYGRRITIICGGISFLIGAALNASALNLAMLLLGRIMLGFGIGFGNQAVPLYLSEMAPTHIRGGVNMMFQLATTLGIFTANMINFGTSKLEPWGWRLSLGLAALPATLMTIGGLLVPETPNSLIERGLTERGRKVLERIRGTENVSAEFQDMVDASEFAKSIKNPFRNILERRNRPQLIMAIFMPTFQILTGINSILFYAPVLFQSMGFGANASLYSSALTGAVLAFSTLISIATVDRLGRRPLLITGGIQMIICQVVVAIILGIKLGTEGELSRVYSILVVIVICLFVLAFGWSWGPLGWTVPSEIFPLETRSAGQSITVAVNLLFTFIIAQSFLSLLCHLKFGIFLFFAGWVTIMTIFVYLFLPETKGVPIEEMILLWRKHWFWKNIMPQDPEINATYSGTDGPYRIA